In Dermacentor albipictus isolate Rhodes 1998 colony chromosome 6, USDA_Dalb.pri_finalv2, whole genome shotgun sequence, the following proteins share a genomic window:
- the LOC139047080 gene encoding TNF receptor-associated factor 4-like, translating to MAAHRYTCVGFSPKADRKRIDFLNPMPNQRVCSVCSVIPDVAFSLGCRHVFCTACMNELMRNSPVAVCPFDDKEFRNVSVSWDSASEGYVGSRKSYCLNRAFGCTYVGRMSEMMEHYYRECDYHVVYCGCCAKPVARVNVLVHLREGCGVGILTSENAFLSDTAFDDDADKCLSAARNNITNFINRTTRKVSAVENRTQGSSDVSDVLRVGGGAASSRHVETTSDTTQMNQIKMNLEPVVFSTRNDDALTTFVPRTLGPAVNNVVTAADLNSALLLVTKTDSTQTNPTDEWPFFEQMASSRKSEDSLHSWVPDSAYHSSASGCETTDSNPEPVSLNTKSIFALSEAPSEPIKQPLLTYEWDIRPFRKYRNPPWPEFKSEVLTVGERGYRLRLEGKFKFLNYPARFLALYVKIQKGPDDESLEWPFRRKCSFVLMHARYEQRDILFTLEDHVNVEKLPRATRLRIERPKAAENFAIGVEQCVAAQQMVEGGFVYKNACRIRFIVE from the coding sequence ATGGCGGCCCATCGATACACCTGCGTTGGCTTCTCGCCTAAGGCGGACAGGAAGCGCATCGACTTCCTCAACCCGATGCCCAACCAGCGCGTATGCAGCGTCTGCAGCGTCATTCCCGACGTTGCCTTCAGCCTAGGCTGCCGCCACGTCTTCTGCACTGCCTGCATGAACGAGCTGATGCGCAACTCGCCTGTTGCCGTCTGCCCGTTCGACGACAAGGAGTTCCGAAACGTAAGCGTAAGCTGGGACTCCGCGTCCGAAGGGTACGTAGGCTCGCGCAAGTCCTACTGTCTCAACAGGGCATTCGGATGCACCTATGTCGGCCGCATGTCCGAAATGATGGAGCACTATTACCGCGAGTGTGACTACCACGTAGTCTACTGCGGCTGCTGCGCAAAGCCCGTTGCCAGGGTGAATGTGTTGGTTCATCTCCGCGAGGGATGCGGTGTCGGTATCCTGACCTCGGAAAACGCATTCCTCTCGGACACTGCCTTTGACGATGACGCAGACAAGTGCCTGTCTGCGGCCCGTAATAACATTACCAACTTCATCAACCGCACTACGAGGAAAGTGAGTGCGGTCGAGAACAGGACACAGGGGAGCAGTGACGTCAGCGACGTGCTTCGAGTTGGAGGCGGGGCAGCCTCTTCGAGACATGTCGAAACAACGTCAGACACGACTCAGATGAACCAGATCAAAATGAACTTGGAACCAGTGGTGTTCTCAACGCGTAATGACGACGCCCTAACAACCTTCGTTCCCAGGACTTTGGGGCCTGCTGTTAACAATGTTGTCACCGCTGCAGACTTGAACTCTGCGCTGCTACTCGTGACGAAGACAGACTCGACGCAGACTAACCCGACAGACGAATGGCCATTCTTCGAGCAGATGGCCTCTTCTCGAAAAAGTGAAGATTCCCTTCACAGCTGGGTGCCTGACTCGGCGTATCACTCCTCGGCTTCCGGGTGCGAAACAACCGACAGCAACCCTGAGCCGGTAAGCTTGAATACAAAGTCAATTTTTGCCCTAAGCGAAGCACCGTCCGAGCCAATCAAGCAGCCCCTACTGACGTACGAGTGGGACATCCGGCCATTCAGGAAGTACCGCAACCCGCCGTGGCCGGAGTTCAAGAGCGAGGTGCTGACGGTGGGCGAGCGTGGTTACCGGCTGAGACTTGAGGGCAAGTTCAAGTTCCTCAACTACCCGGCCCGCTTCCTGGCGCTCTACGTCAAGATTCAGAAGGGCCCCGACGACGAATCGCTCGAGTGGCCTTTCCGACGCAAGTGCTCATTTGTGTTGATGCACGCCAGGTACGAGCAGCGGGACATCTTGTTCACGCTTGAAGACCACGTGAACGTCGAGAAATTACCGCGAGCGACCAGACTTCGCATCGAACGTCCCAAGGCGGCGGAGAACTTCGCGATCGGTGTTGAACAGTGCGTGGCGGCGCAACAGATGGTGGAAGGGGGCTTCGTCTACAAGAACGCATGTAGAATCCGCTTCATCGTCGAGTAG